In Nitrospirota bacterium, a single window of DNA contains:
- a CDS encoding gamma-glutamyl-gamma-aminobutyrate hydrolase family protein (Members of this family of hydrolases with an active site Cys residue belong to MEROPS family C26.) yields the protein MHRPVIGITTDIEEQQVQLNLTYCGAVTAAGGIPVLIPAAGDPRDYADRIQGLMIPGGKDLDPAYYGEKALPEVNLVSRIRSDYEIALLGEMTGLCKPVMGICYGMQLINVFFNGSLYQDIGVQLRVAINHKKDYHTVVITENRFLRKGTFSVNSTHHQAIRHLGESLAVFAQSEDEIIEGFYKEDYAFLVGVQWHPERMPDDELSVALFHAFIKASGAFRQVS from the coding sequence ATGCACAGACCTGTTATCGGAATCACTACAGACATTGAAGAACAGCAGGTACAACTGAACCTGACATACTGCGGCGCGGTCACCGCGGCGGGTGGCATTCCTGTGTTGATACCCGCGGCTGGTGACCCAAGGGATTATGCTGACAGAATCCAGGGTCTTATGATCCCCGGAGGGAAGGATCTTGACCCTGCCTACTATGGTGAAAAAGCGCTGCCGGAAGTGAATCTGGTCTCAAGAATACGGAGCGATTATGAAATTGCTCTTTTAGGGGAAATGACGGGACTCTGCAAACCCGTCATGGGGATATGTTACGGCATGCAGCTTATCAATGTTTTTTTCAACGGATCGCTCTATCAGGATATCGGTGTCCAGCTTCGGGTAGCAATTAATCATAAAAAGGATTATCATACAGTAGTGATAACAGAAAACAGATTTCTGAGGAAAGGCACGTTTTCTGTGAACAGTACCCATCACCAGGCCATCAGGCATCTTGGGGAAAGTCTTGCCGTCTTCGCACAATCGGAAGATGAGATAATTGAAGGTTTTTACAAGGAAGATTATGCTTTTCTTGTCGGTGTGCAGTGGCATCCCGAACGGATGCCGGACGATGAGCTTTCCGTCGCGCTGTTTCATGCGTTCATTAAGGCATCCGGTGCTTTCCGGCAGGTTTCATGA